The sequence TCTCTCTCTGCTATTCCTATAACAACAACGTTTGCCGAAGCTCCAATGGCGGTTCCATTTCCACCTAAACATGCGCCCAGGCTTAAAGCCCACCAGAGAGGATAAGTATTGAGAGACATCCCCATTGCCTTTATTAAGGGTATCATCGTCGCTGTGAATGGGATGTTGTCTATAACCGCAGATGCCAGAGCTGAAAGCCATGCTATAACTAGAATTGCCTCTCCTTCCGAATGGATGTGAGAAGTTATCCACTGAGCCATCTGGCCTATGAACCCCGTCTCTACTAAACTCCCCACAATGAGGAACAACCCTCCAAAGAAGAATAAAGTTGCCCATTCGATTTTTTCCAAAATCCCTTCAGGATTTTCCCTGCTCCAGAAAAGAATCAAAGATGCTCCAAATAGTGCAACCACAGCTGGCTCTATTCTAAGCTTGTCGTGGACGAAAAAGAAGAGCACAACAACAACGATTGTTATGATGGACTTCCTAAAAAGAGCCAAGTCCCTAATTGCTGCTCTTTCATCCAAGTTGCCAAGTGTTCTTAAAATCCTCTCCTTTTTTTCTTTACTGACTTTAAGGACTTTCCGATAGGCGAGGTATACCACGAAAATCATGAGTATCAAATCAAGAAACGCTATCAGGCCCATGTTGAAGAGAAACTCGTTAAAGCTAAGCCCCGCAGCGGATCCTATCATTATGTTCGGGGGATCACCAATAAGGGTTGCCATTCCACCAATGTTAGAAGCGAAAATCTCGGAGAGAAGGAAGGGAAGGGGGTTAACTTCCATAAGTCTGGAAATGTAGATAAGCATCGGAGTGAGCAGGAGAACTGTGGTCACGTTATCAAGAAAAGCGCTTATAAGGGCCGTCACGACCGAAAAAAGAAGCAGAACTCTTATAGGTTCGCCTTTTGCAAATTTGGCAGTTTTTATTGCAATATATTCAAATAGACCACTCAGCCTTGTTGTATTCACAATTATCATCATTCCAGC comes from Thermococcus aggregans and encodes:
- a CDS encoding SLC13 family permease translates to MTPLEVFALAVFIFTYALIISERIHRTVAAMAGGSLVLLANIVPWEKVPVYLDLDTILLLAGMMIIVNTTRLSGLFEYIAIKTAKFAKGEPIRVLLLFSVVTALISAFLDNVTTVLLLTPMLIYISRLMEVNPLPFLLSEIFASNIGGMATLIGDPPNIMIGSAAGLSFNEFLFNMGLIAFLDLILMIFVVYLAYRKVLKVSKEKKERILRTLGNLDERAAIRDLALFRKSIITIVVVVLFFFVHDKLRIEPAVVALFGASLILFWSRENPEGILEKIEWATLFFFGGLFLIVGSLVETGFIGQMAQWITSHIHSEGEAILVIAWLSALASAVIDNIPFTATMIPLIKAMGMSLNTYPLWWALSLGACLGGNGTAIGASANVVVIGIAEREGIKITFMDFLKMGIIVMILTVGAGVGILWARYVW